GAGGAATAGCAACATGTAATTCTGGGGGCAACACACCCTTGACCGGCATTTCAAAGAACAAGGATTTATATCTCTCCCGGCATAGGGAAATATTCCCGTTCGGGAATTATATGTGCAATTCCTTCCTTAAAGGCATAAAATATACCCGATAGGGAATAATATGCTTGACAAGGGGCTATTGTTGGCGATATATTCCCGAACGGGAATAATACTCGGGGGTATGATATGAAAACGGTCGTGAGATCCGCTGTCGATATCGGGGCCGCTATCCGGAAGAAAAGAAAGGAAGACGGCCTGACCCTCGCCGATGCCGCAGGTCTCTGCAACGTCAATTACCGATTCCTCT
The sequence above is a segment of the Deltaproteobacteria bacterium genome. Coding sequences within it:
- a CDS encoding helix-turn-helix domain-containing protein — translated: MKTVVRSAVDIGAAIRKKRKEDGLTLADAAGLCNVNYRFLSDLENGKATAQLGKVLQALHALGIEIELKDRTWPHE